From the Motacilla alba alba isolate MOTALB_02 chromosome Z, Motacilla_alba_V1.0_pri, whole genome shotgun sequence genome, one window contains:
- the PPIL1 gene encoding peptidyl-prolyl cis-trans isomerase-like 1 has product MAAVPPDSWQPPTVSMETTMGPLVLELYWQHAPRTCKNFAELSRRGYYNGTKFHRIIKDFMVQGGDPTGTGRGGASIYGKQFEDELHPDLKFTGAGILAMANAGPDTNGSQFFLTLGPAQWLDGKHSIFGRVCQGMGVLGRLAMVETNSQDRPLDDVKVIKAYPSG; this is encoded by the exons ATGGCCGCCGTCCCGCCCGACTCTTGGCAGCCGCCCACCGTTTCTATGGAGACCAC GATGGGCCCACTTGTCCTGGAACTGTACTGGCAACACGCCCCCCGCACCTGCAAGAACTTTGCTGAGCTGAGCCGCCGCGGGTACTACAACGGCACCAAGTTCCACCGCATCATCAAGGACTTTATGGTGCAGGGAGGGGACCCCACGGGTACTG GCCGTGGTGGTGCCTCCATCTATGGGAAACAGTTTGAGGATGAGCTGCACCCTGACCTGAAGTTCACTG GTGCTGGGATCCTGGCAATGGCCAATGCAGGGCCAGACACCAATGGAAGCCAGTTTTTCCTGACACTGGGCCCGGCACAGTGGCTGGATGGGAAGCACAGCATTTTTGGGAGGGTGTGCCAAGGAATGGGGGTGCTGGGGCGCCTAGCCATGGTGGAGACCAACTCCCAGGACCGACCCCTCGACGATGTAAAGGTCATCAAGGCGTATCCCTCGGGATAG